A genomic window from Sparus aurata chromosome 4, fSpaAur1.1, whole genome shotgun sequence includes:
- the LOC115580319 gene encoding RNA guanine-N7 methyltransferase activating subunit-like translates to MAETTETQKEFEELFAHRFTSEDPEYQQYKSRPPDTPPIVEDWRSRGGNHRGRDRDRRGGRGWGGGGGWGGDRGRRGDHRGQQNWHDRDRDRDRHSGHGSGYHSGPPNSYQGYNSHHQRPHYDRY, encoded by the exons ATGGCAGagaccacagaaacacaaaaggaaTTCGAGGAGCTGTTCGCCCACAGATTCACCTCCGAGGACCCTGAATACCAGCAGTACAAGAGCCGGCCACCGGACACCCCACCCATCGTGGAGGACTGGAGGAGTCGTGGAGGAAACCACAGAGGCAGGGACAG GGACCGTCGTGGAGGTCGTGGGTGGGGTGGAGGCGGAGGTTGGGGAGGAGACCGAGGACGGAGAGGGGACCATCGTGGGCAGCAGAACTGGCACGACAGAGACCGAGACCGAGACAGGCACTCGGGTCATGGAAGTGGGTATCATTCAGGCCCTCCCAACTCCTACCAGGGGTACAACTCTCATCATCAGAGACCACATTATGACCGCTACTGA